The nucleotide window TGGCTCTGCTGTACGTGCCGTTCGACGACCTGACCGGCCTGGACCACGAGATCCTGATGGTCGAGGGCCGGGTGGCGGTCCTGCCGCCGGACCACCGGCTCGCCGGCCGCGACGAGGTGACCCTCGCCGACCTGGCCCACGAGACGCTGCCGCGCTGGAAGGGTGCCCGTGGCTCGGGGGCGCCCGGTGCCGGGCCTGCCGCCGGGTCCGGCCCCGAGGTCGCCGACGGTGCCGAGCTGACGCACCTGGTCCTGCTGGGACGGGCGATCGCGGTCCTGCCGTGTTCGCTGGCCAGGCCGTTGCACCCGGAGCTCGTCCATGTTCCGGTGGCCGACGCGCCGCGCAGCGCGCTGGTCCTGGCCTGGGGGCAGGAGGACCGGCGGCGACCGGTCGCGGACTTCGTCGCCTCGGCGGTGGAGTCGGTGCAGGGCTGAGCCCGTACCGCCGCCACCGGGGCATCCCCTCCCGGTCCGGCAGAAGGCCGCCGGCCGTCCGGTGGACCCTTCTCGCTCCCGCCCTCGTGTCGCACGCCCGGGCCGAGGCCGGAAGAAGCCCACTGCCGGGGCGTGGTCCGGGCAGGCGGACACGGACCGGCCGAGGGGGCGCCCGGCCGGTCAGCCGAAGACGCTGTCCGTGTCGTCCCAGCTGTAGGGGTCGACGGGGGCGGGGCCGCGGAGCGCGCGCGACGAGGACTGGTACATGGCTTCGATCTCGGCGGCGTACCGGTCCGCGACGGCGTCCCTGCGCAGTTTCATCGACGGGGTGAGCAGCCCGTTGGCCAGGTCGAACGCCTCGGGCAGCACCCGGTACACGCGGATCGACTCCGAGCGCGACACGGTGGAGTTGACCGCGCCGACAGCGCGGTTGATCTCCTCCCGCAGGGCGTTCTCCTCGCGCAGCCGGCGGTCCTGCGCGTCGCCCGGTGTGGCGTGCAGCGAGCGCCAGTGCGCCAAATACTCGGGGTCGAGGGTGATCAGGGCTCCCACGCAGGGCCGGCCGTCACCGACGACGACCGCCTGGTGGACGAGCGGATGGACCCGCAGACGTTCCTCCAGGGCCGCCGGAGCGACGCTCTTGCCGCCGCTCGTGACGACGATGTCCTCCTTGCGGCCGGTGATGCTCAGATAGCCCTCCTCGTCGAACCGCCCGAGGTCACCAGTGGCCAGCCAGCCGTTGCGGAACGCGGCCCGGTCGCCCTCCTCGTCGTTGACGTAGCCCTGGAAGACCGAGGGCCCCCGGACGAGGAGCTCCCCGTCCTCCGCCACCTGGATCTCGGTGTCGGGCAGGGGCTGCCCCACGGTGCCGATCTTCTCCCGGCCGACGGGCTGGGCCGTGATGCCGCCGCTCGTCTCGGTGAGTCCGTACCCGTCGTGGAGGGGGATCCCGATCCCCGCGTAGAACAGGGCCAGTTCACGGTTGAGGGGGGAGCCGCCCGACACCGCGCCGCACACGCGTCCGCCGAGGGCCGCGCGGAGCCTGCGGTACACCGTCTTGTCGTAGACGGCGTGCTGCAGCCGCAGCTCGAGGCCGGGGCTGGGGCCGGTGCCCAGGCGCTGCCGCTCGGTGGCGGCGGCGAAGTCCTGCGCGGTGCGGGCGGCGCGCTCGAACAGGGCGCCGCGGCCGGACTGCTCCGCCTCGCGCAGGAAGTTCTTGTAGAGCTTCTCGAAGACGAGCGGGACGGCGTGGAGATAGGTGGGCCGGAACGACAGCAGGGCGTCGGCCAGCTTCTCCGCGCGCAGGTCGGGTTCGTGGCCCATCAGGAATCCGCCGCGCATGCACAGCCCCTGCACCATGAGGCCGTACACGTGCGAGAAGGGCAGGAAGGCCAGGACGGCGGGCTGCTGCCCGGCAGGCGCCGCGGTGTGTCCCCATCCGGCCAGCAGGGTGTCGCAGGGGCTCGCCAGGCTGTTGTGGCTCAGCGCGCAGCCCTTGGGTCCGCCCGTCGTGCCGGAGGTGTAGGCGATGACGGCGGTCGAGTCGGGGAGCACGATCCGGCGCATGGACTCGACGGTGGTGACCGGGACGTCCCGGCCCGCCTCCGTGAGGTCCGCGAGGGCTCCGGAGTCCAGCTGCCAGACGTGCCGCAGGGCCGGCAGCGAGGCGATCACCGAGCCGACCGTCATGATGCCCTGCTCGTCCTCCACCACCATGGCCACGCAGCTCGCGTCCTGGAGGATCCACGCGACCTGTTCGTGCGAGGAGGTCGGGTGGACCGGCACGATCTCGGCGCCCACCGTCCACAGGGCGTAGCTGAGCACGGTCCACTCGTAGCAGGTGTGCGCCATGACGGCCACGCGGTGGCCCGGGAAGATCCCGGCCGCGATGAACCCCTTGGCGACGTCCAGCACCTCGTCCCGCAGCTCGACGGCGGTCACCTGCGACCAGACCGCGGGGGAGGTGTCGGAGCGGCGCGCCAACTGCGGCAGCAGAGGGTCGCGTTCGGCTGTCTCGAAGAGACTGTCGGCGAGCCCTCCCTGCATCGAGGGCGAAGCCTGTCTGGCTACTTCCAAGGGGTGCATGTGCCGCTCCAGACTCTCCTCAGAGCGCCCCTTCCGATGCAGTCCGGAATCGAGGGCGTTCGAAATCTAGCCCACGACGGCGGGAGTTGGGTCACGAACGGCCCATCGGCCTGACCTGATTCGCTTGCGGAGTGCCACCGGGCCACTGCGGTCCGTCGAGCGGGAAACGGTTCCGGCGGCACCGGCGGACGGGGACGGCGGCGGGGTGCCGGCCGCGTGCTGCCTCGCGCCGCGACCGGTGTGCGCAGGGCATCCGGGGAAGCCAGGACCTCGGTGTCCGGATTGCGCCGCTGGTCGTTCGACCGGCTGTACGACGCGTCGACCGGCGACGTGAGGGCGGCTGGCAGGTCCCCGGCCCGGGCGTGCGTGCGGTCCTCCACCCGCGGTGCGGCCGTCGTCGGACCCCGGGTGTTCGACTTGAAATCGCCGCTGCCGAGGAACCGCCGGTGGTCCGGGTCCACCGCCGCGCCCCGGTCGCGGAGAGTGCGCCGACGCCGGTGGCGGTGTGCGGACGGGCGGCCTCCCGTGCACGTCATTACGATGAAGGAGATCGTCGGGCCGCCCAGCGGCCCGCGT belongs to Streptomyces sp. V3I8 and includes:
- a CDS encoding long-chain fatty acid--CoA ligase: MHPLEVARQASPSMQGGLADSLFETAERDPLLPQLARRSDTSPAVWSQVTAVELRDEVLDVAKGFIAAGIFPGHRVAVMAHTCYEWTVLSYALWTVGAEIVPVHPTSSHEQVAWILQDASCVAMVVEDEQGIMTVGSVIASLPALRHVWQLDSGALADLTEAGRDVPVTTVESMRRIVLPDSTAVIAYTSGTTGGPKGCALSHNSLASPCDTLLAGWGHTAAPAGQQPAVLAFLPFSHVYGLMVQGLCMRGGFLMGHEPDLRAEKLADALLSFRPTYLHAVPLVFEKLYKNFLREAEQSGRGALFERAARTAQDFAAATERQRLGTGPSPGLELRLQHAVYDKTVYRRLRAALGGRVCGAVSGGSPLNRELALFYAGIGIPLHDGYGLTETSGGITAQPVGREKIGTVGQPLPDTEIQVAEDGELLVRGPSVFQGYVNDEEGDRAAFRNGWLATGDLGRFDEEGYLSITGRKEDIVVTSGGKSVAPAALEERLRVHPLVHQAVVVGDGRPCVGALITLDPEYLAHWRSLHATPGDAQDRRLREENALREEINRAVGAVNSTVSRSESIRVYRVLPEAFDLANGLLTPSMKLRRDAVADRYAAEIEAMYQSSSRALRGPAPVDPYSWDDTDSVFG
- a CDS encoding LysR family transcriptional regulator encodes the protein MAELETRELEYFAALAEELHFGRAAQRLGIAQPALSKAVRRLEDRLGVALVERSSRHVALTSAGEVLRYHGRYALLAVGAAAERTRRAGERETRLRLVIKPGGDAGLLSGMLAAYSRRPDARQVDILFGGPTDRADHVRDGRADVALLYVPFDDLTGLDHEILMVEGRVAVLPPDHRLAGRDEVTLADLAHETLPRWKGARGSGAPGAGPAAGSGPEVADGAELTHLVLLGRAIAVLPCSLARPLHPELVHVPVADAPRSALVLAWGQEDRRRPVADFVASAVESVQG